One stretch of Zingiber officinale cultivar Zhangliang chromosome 6B, Zo_v1.1, whole genome shotgun sequence DNA includes these proteins:
- the LOC121992474 gene encoding alpha-humulene synthase-like → MEKQSTTPVSSNEDIVIRKTSKYHPSIWGDYFIHHTTSPPLTEVLIRAEELKEQIKNLFRETSDILQIMNLIDAIQLLGLDYHFEKEIDAALSLISKHDAKNYELYETSLWFRLLRQHGFYVPPDVFNKFKNEEGNFMSTLNEDVKGLLSLYNAAYLRIHEEYILDEAILFTKNRLTLLLDKLKQPLVILVSLFLETPLCQRNKRLLARKYIPIYQEEERRNDAILEFAKLDFNLLQSLHQGELKKISIWWNDLALAKSLNFARDRIVECYYWILIVHFEPQYSRARLICTKVVSLMSLMDDIYDNYSTLQESQLLTEAIQRWEPQAIDEVPEYLKDFYLKLLRTFKEFENELESDETYRIPFLQDEIKALSRSYFIEAKWGIEKYVPTLEEHLSNSIVSTVYPVLICASYVGMDQVASKEVFEWVASFPKILKASSMIGRLMNDLTSHKRERQRDQHAASTIECYMKEFATDEKEAYKNLMEMVEDAWKDHNKECLNPTQVPRLIIEKIVNFSRVLEEVYKYTDIYTNSNTTMKDNIYMLLVESVLI, encoded by the exons ATGGAGAAGCAATCAACCACCCCGGTTAGTAGCAATGAAGATATAGTAATTCGTAAAACATCAAAGTATCATCCCAGTATTTGGGGCGATTATTTCATCCACCACACTACTTCTCCTCCTCTCACAGAG GTGTTGATTAGAGCGGAAGAGCTAAAGGAGCAAATAAAGAACTTGTTTCGAGAAACCAGTGACATATTGCAAATTATGAATTTGATCGATGCAATTCAGTTGCTCGGATTGGATTATCACTTTGAGAAAGAAATAGATGCGGCGCTAAGTTTAATTTCTAAGCATGATGCTAAGAACTATGAACTTTATGAAACTTCTCTCTGGTTTCGATTACTTAGGCAACATGGTTTCTATGTGCCTCCAG ATGTTTTTAACAAGTTCAAGAATGAAGAAGGAAACTTCATGTCAACCTTGAATGAAGATGTGAAGGGATTATTAAGCTTATACAATGCAGCTTACCTTAGGATACACGAGGAGTATATACTTGATGAGGCCATATTATTTACAAAGAATAGACTTACATTATTGTTGGATAAACTTAAACAACCTTTAGTGATATTGGTGTCTCTTTTCCTTGAAACACCACTATGCCAAAGAAATAAGCGGCTCTTGGCAAGAAAATATATCCCTATTTATCAAGAGGAGGAAAGGCGAAATGATGCAATATTAGAGTTTGCAAAGTTGGATTTTAATCTACTACAATCTCTTCATCAAGGGGAACTAAAGAAAATATCAAT ATGGTGGAATGATCTAGCACTTGCTAAATCACTAAACTTTGCTCGTGATCGAATTGTGGAGTGTTATTATTGGATACTTATTGTGCACTTTGAGCCTCAATATTCTCGTGCAAGATTAATTTGTACCAAGGTTGTTTCATTGATGTCACTTATGGATGACATATATGATAATTATAGCACATTACAAGAGAGCCAACTATTAACTGAGGCAATTCAGAG GTGGGAACCTCAAGCCATTGATGAAGTACCAGAATACTTAAAGGATTTCTATCTCAAGTTACTAAGGACTTTCAAGGAATTCGAAAATGAACTAGAAAGTGATGAGACATACCGCATACCATTTCTTCAAGATGAG ATAAAAGCTTTATCAAGGTCTTACTTCATAGAAGCCAAATGGGGCATTGAAAAATATGTGCCCACACTAGAGGAACATCTAAGTAATTCAATAGTCTCCACTGTATATCCTGTGCTCATCTGTGCCTCTTATGTAGGCATGGATCAAGTGGCATCGAAGGAGGTATTTGAGTGGGTTGCCAGCTTCCCCAAAATCCTTAAAGCCAGCTCTATGATTGGTAGACTCATGAATGATTTAACTTCACATAAG CGTGAGCGACAAAGAGATCAGCATGCAGCTTCAACAATAGAATGTTATATGAAAGAGTTTGCCACAGATGAAAAAGAGGCTTATAAGAATCTTATGGAGATGGTGGAGGATGCATGGAAAGACCATAACAAAGAATGCCTCAATCCAACACAAGTACCTCGACTTATAATTgaaaaaatagtaaatttttCAAGAGTATTAGAAGAAGTATACAAGTACACCGACATATACACCAATTCCAACACTACAATGAAAGATAATATCTATATGTTGTTGGTTGAATCTGTTCTTATTTAA